The genomic interval GCCGTCGTGGAAGGTGAACGCCCCCGACTCACTGATCCCCTCCGTGCAGCCCTCGAAGAGCTCCGGGTGCTCGTCGGCGAGGAACCCGGAGCCGTCCTCGGCGCTGGCCTCCTCGTCGGCGGTGAACGCGATCACGAGGTCCCGCCGGGGCCGTACGCCCTGTCGGGCCCAGCCCCGCACCACGGACAGGATCATCGCGTCCATGTTCTTCATGTCGACCGCCCCGCGCCCCCACACGACCCCGTCGCGGACCTCCCCGGAGAAGGGGTGCACGCTCCAGTCGGCGGCCTCGGCGGGCACCACGTCCAGATGACCGTGGACGAGCAGGGCGTCCGCCGACGGGTCACTGCCCTCGATGCGCGCGACGACGTTCGTACGGCCCTTGGTGCGCTCCAGCATCAGGGGCTCAAGGCCCGCCCCGGCCAGCTGTTCGGCCGCGTACTCGGCGGCGGGCCGCTCCCGGCAGTCGCCGCCGCCCCGGTTGGTGGTGTCGATGCGGATGAGGTCGGAGGTGAACCGGACGACCTCGTCCAGTGCCTGCTGGTCAGCCATACTGCTCCTCCACGGCGGCCGAGACGATGGTGGTGACCGCCTTGAAGGTACGGATTCCCGCGTACATGGTCTCGTTCGTGTACGCCACCTTCCGCGCTCCGATCCGCCGCACGCCCGGCACCACGGTGGCGGCCATGGCGAGGTGCTCGGCGTCGAACTCGACCGCGATCGTGAACGGCCCCGCCTGTACGGGTTCCTGACGGACCGCCAGCCGCGCGGCCTCCTTCGCGGCGGCCCGGATGTCGGCGGCCGTGCGGGCCGGCGTACGGCACACGGCCGCGTACCGCGAGACATGGTCCTTGACGGCGACCTTCAGCGCCTCGGGGGCGTAGCCGAGGGCGTCCTCGCAGGCCACGTCGTCCCCGGTGACGAGGACGACGGGGACGCCGTACTCGGCGACCACGTGCGCGTTGAGGTAGCCCTCGCTCGCGGGCACGTCGTTCAGCCACACCCCGGTGATGGAGTTGGCGAGGTAGGTGTGGGCGAGGACGCCCTCCTGGCCCGCGCCCGCGTGGTAGCCGAGGAAGGCGATGCCGTCGACGTCGCCGTGCTGGACACCTTCGACCATGGAAAGGTCCTTGTGCCGGCCGGTGAGCATCTGCGCACGCTCGTCGAGCCGCTCCAGGAGCAGGTTGCGCATGGTCCAGTGGGCCTCGTTGACGAGCACCTCGTCGGCGCCCCCGTCGAAGAAGCCCAGCACGGCGGCGTTCACGTCCGAGGTGAACATCGACCGGCACCGCTCCCACTGCGGTGTGCCGGGCAGCACGTCGGCCGGCCAGGTCACGCCGGTGGCGCCCTCCATGTCGGCGCTGATCAGGATCTTCATGGTTCGCCACGTTACGCGCCGCGGAGGTTTGCGTCGCCCGCGAATGGTGAGGTGAGCCGAATGCCGCTCACCCCTGCCGCACAGGTGACTCCTGGAAGACGCGTATTCTCCCTCGCGGGTTCCACAGGAGACGGACAGGGAGAAGCGTGAGCGAGACCGCACAGCCCGTACGGCCGGCAGGACGGACGACGGCCACCGCCGCCCCGGGGAACCCACCCGGACGCCCGAAGCAGCGCGACGCGTTCTTCGACAACGCCAAGTACCTGGCGATCGTGCTGGTGGCCATGGGCCACGCCTGGGAGCCGCTGCGTTCCGACAGCCGGGCCGTCACCGCCCTGTACACGATCGTCTACGCCTTCCACATGCCGGCGTTCATCATCATCTCGGGCTACTTCTCCCGCTCCTTCGACGCGAGCCCGGCGAAGGTCAAGCGGCTGGTCACCGGGGTCGTCGTCCCCTATGTCGTGTTCGAGACGGCGTACACCTTTTTCACCCGGTGGTCCGACGGCGTCCCGGACCGCGACATCAGCCTGCTGGACCCGCTGTATCTGACCTGGTTCCTGGCCGCCCTGTTCATCTGGCGGCTGACCACGCCGATCTGGCGCGCCGTGCGGTGGCCGCTGCCGATCGCCCTCACGGTCGCCGCGCTCGCCACGCTCAGCCCCTCCATCGGCGACGACCTCGACCTCCAGCGCACCCTGCAGTTCCTGCCGTACTTCGTGCTCGGCCTGTGTCTGCGGCCCGAGCACTTCTCGCTGGTACGGCAGTGGCGGGTGCGGCTGCTCGCGGTTCCGGTGTTCGCGGGCGCGGTGGTGTTCTCGTACTGGGCGGTCCCGCGCATGGACTATGCCTGGTTCTTCCACCGCGACGCCGCCGAGCACTTCAGCGTGCCCGCCTGGTACGGGCCGCTGATGACCCTGGCCCTCTTCGGCTGCTCGCTCGTCCTGGTCGCCTGCTTCCTGTCCTGGGTGCCGGGGCGCCGGATGTGGTTCACGACCCTGGGCGCGGGCACGCTCTACGGCTATCTGCTGCACGGTTTCGTCGTCCAGGCCGGCAACCACGTCGACTGGGCCGGGCACCGCTGGCCGCACACCCCGCTCGGCGAGGTCGCCGTCACGCTCGTCGCCGGTGCGGTGGTGACCGCGCTGTGCACCGCTCCCGTGCGGCGGGTCTTCCGGTGTGTGATGGAGCCGCGGATGGAGTGGGCGTTCCGGAAGACCCCGCCCGCGACGAGCGGGGTGCCCTCTCAGGTACGCCGATAGGGCGCGTGCACCGCCGGCCCGTCAGGCGGTGCGGCCCACCACCCACCACTTCGACGGCAGTTCGATCCGGGTGCCGTCAGCCCGGTACTCGGTGGTGACGAGCGGCAGCTCCCCGCTCGCCACGATCGTCAGCCCGGCCGCCCCGAGGTACACGGGCACCGCCTCGTCGGCGACCTCGCCGGGGGCGATGCCGTGCGCGAAGATGGGCGCCAGTTTGGCGGGCGGTCCGTCAGGGCCCTGTGCCAGGCCTACCAGGACGGACTTGGCGGCCTCGGAGAGCTCGACGAGGAAGGCCCGGCCGCGCTCCCCGACGAGCGTGGCGATCCCGTCGACCAGTTGCTGCCGGTCCTCGGGCCCGGCCTGGTGCAGCACGCCCCGCATGTAGACGTTGGCGTCCCCGAGTTCGGCGTGCAGGTTCTCCGGCTCGCTCTTGTCGCAGGCGTCAAGGAGTTGGTACGTCACCTGCCCGTCGGGGTCGGCGTCGCGCGCACGGTCGAGGGCGGCCGCGGACAGGTCGACGCCGACGACCTGGGTGAAGTGGGCGGCGAGGAAACGGCTCTGGGTGCCGTTCCCGCAGCCCAGGTCCACGAGCGGCAGCCCGGGATCGGCCAGCAACGGCTCGAAGTGGGCAAGGTGGACCCCGGCGGTCAGCACCGGCTCCGCGTCCCAGAACACGGCCCCTTGGCGCCCCGGGGCCTCCCGCCAGAAGCCCTCCCAGGACTCCCGGTACCGACCAGTCACGCTCATGCCCAACTCCCCAGGATGTGACACAAACCCGCCACACTTGGCGGGCCAGTACGGTGTATCGCGCCGGGGTCATGCGGACAAGCGCATGGCGCATTCCTTCACTGCCAGTTCGAGAAACACGCGCCCCCGACGACGAACACGACGCTCAGCGACGCGGCAGCGTCAGTTCGAACCAGACGGTCTTCCCGGCCTTCGTGCGACTCGCACCCCACTCCCGGGCGAGCGTGCTGACCACTCTGAGTCCTCGTCCCTGCTCATCGGTGGGTCCGGCGCTCAGCAGGTTCGGCAGATCGTGGTCGTCGTCGTCCACCTCGCACAGCAGGGTGTCCCCCCGCACGAGCCGCAGCTCGACGGGCCGGCTGTGCGAGTGCCGTACGGCGTTGGTGACCAGCTCGCTCACCATGAACTCCGCGCCGTCGGCCAGCTTCGCCAGGCCCCAGTCGCGCAGCTGCTCGCGCACCACCGCCCGGGCCCGCGCCACCTCGCCCGGATCGAGGGAGATCCGCCACTCGGCCACGTCGTCCGGCTCGATGCCGCTCAGCCGGACCATGAGCAGCGCCACGTCGTCCTTGCGTCCGCCCAGCGGGTTGAGGGCACGGATGATCGCGTCGCAGGCGTCGTCCATGGAGGCGGCCGGGTGCGCGGCGGACTCGGTGAGGGTCGCCAGCCCCACCCCGATGTCCTCACCCCGCACCTCGACCAGCCCGTCGGTGCACATCAGCAGCCGGTCACCGGGCTCCACACGCACGCGTACGGCCTCGAAGGGCACCCCTCCGACGCCGATGGGCGCGCCGGTGGGCAGGTCCAGCAGTTCACTGCGGCCGTCCGCGGCCCGCACGATCACCGGCGGAATGTGCCCCGCGTTGGCGAGGTGGAGTTCGCTCGCGATCGGGTCGTAGACGGCGTAGAGACAGGTCGCGAGGTAGGTGTCGCCGAGCCGCTGGGCGAGGTCGTCGAGGTTGCGCAGCAGCTGGGCCGGCGGCAGGTCGAGCGCGGCCATGGTCTGCACGGCCGTACGCAACTGGCCCATCATCGCGGCCGAGTTGAGCCCGTGCCCCATGACGTCCCCGACGACCAGAGCGGTCCGTGCGCCGGGCAGCTTCACGGAGTCGAACCAGTCGCCGCCGACCCGCCCGAGGAGCGTGCCCGGCAGATAGCGGGTGGCGATGTCGCAGCCCGCCATGCGCGACGGGATGTGCGGCAGCATGCTGTCCTGGAGGGTCTCGGCGACGGACTCCTGGAAGGTGTACATGCGCGCGTTGTCGAGCACGAGGCCCGCGCGGGCGGCGAGTTCGGCGCCGGTGACCCGGTCCATGTCGTTGAACTCGTCGCGCTCGGGGTGCCGCAGCAGGATCATGAACCCGAGGACCACGTTGCGGGCCTTCAGCGGGACGACCAGCATGGAGCGGCCGGTGATCAGCGGCCTGATGTCCCGCTTCTCGAACTGCGAGGCGATCGCGTGCCCCATCTGTTCGCTGATGCGGGGCACGAGGACGGGCTCACCGGTGGTCATGCACTGGAAGAACGGGGTGTGCGCGGGGAACGGCATGGCCTCGCCGACCGGCACCACGTCGTCCCAGCGGCCGGGTTCGTCGGTGTGTTCCAGGGCCACCCGGTGCCACATGGTGGTGGTGTCCGGAACTCCGTCGGGGAACCCCTCGCCGGCGACGACCTGTTCGCGCAGATAGGTGCCGGCGACATCGGTGAAGCGGGGCACGACGGCCCTGCTGACCTCGACGATGGTCCGCGACAGGTCGAGCGAGGTGCCGATCTTCCCGCTGACCTCGTTGAGGAACTCCAGGCGCTCGCGCACGGCGACGTACTCGAGGTCCTCACCCTCGTCCGGTTCGTCCTGCGGCAGCGGCAGGCCCTCGGCGGCCGCCCGGGCCGCCCGCTCGCGGCGGGCCTTGCGCTCGGCACGCCGGGGCACACCCCAGTCGGGGGTGACCGGCACCCGGTCGTTCTGGCTGAACTCCAGGACCGGATAGCCCAGTTCAAGAACCTGCGCTGCGATGCGGGCGCTCTCGCCGACGCTCATGCTGGGCAGGATCTCGGGGAGCCGACGGGCGAGTTCGTCGGCGCCGGGGAAGTCGGTGTGCAGGGCGAAGGCGGGCGCGATCCGCTCCACGGCCGCACCGGCCTCGTCCAGGTCGAGATCCCGGCGCAGCCCACCGGCGTCGGCGGCCAGCACCAGCAG from Streptomyces sp. CC0208 carries:
- a CDS encoding M55 family metallopeptidase — translated: MKILISADMEGATGVTWPADVLPGTPQWERCRSMFTSDVNAAVLGFFDGGADEVLVNEAHWTMRNLLLERLDERAQMLTGRHKDLSMVEGVQHGDVDGIAFLGYHAGAGQEGVLAHTYLANSITGVWLNDVPASEGYLNAHVVAEYGVPVVLVTGDDVACEDALGYAPEALKVAVKDHVSRYAAVCRTPARTAADIRAAAKEAARLAVRQEPVQAGPFTIAVEFDAEHLAMAATVVPGVRRIGARKVAYTNETMYAGIRTFKAVTTIVSAAVEEQYG
- a CDS encoding SpoIIE family protein phosphatase, yielding MDRGTERGAPPSRGAGNGAADGHAAAGRVPLAVVVVDRDGLVSHWSRGASRLFGAGKDEAIGRSAADLLPVSGALPEEEDTSPYGGYAAYDGLGPDLESSLDGGLSYPAAGRARLTVPGANRVDVLWWAYPLVGPGRERLLVLAADAGGLRRDLDLDEAGAAVERIAPAFALHTDFPGADELARRLPEILPSMSVGESARIAAQVLELGYPVLEFSQNDRVPVTPDWGVPRRAERKARRERAARAAAEGLPLPQDEPDEGEDLEYVAVRERLEFLNEVSGKIGTSLDLSRTIVEVSRAVVPRFTDVAGTYLREQVVAGEGFPDGVPDTTTMWHRVALEHTDEPGRWDDVVPVGEAMPFPAHTPFFQCMTTGEPVLVPRISEQMGHAIASQFEKRDIRPLITGRSMLVVPLKARNVVLGFMILLRHPERDEFNDMDRVTGAELAARAGLVLDNARMYTFQESVAETLQDSMLPHIPSRMAGCDIATRYLPGTLLGRVGGDWFDSVKLPGARTALVVGDVMGHGLNSAAMMGQLRTAVQTMAALDLPPAQLLRNLDDLAQRLGDTYLATCLYAVYDPIASELHLANAGHIPPVIVRAADGRSELLDLPTGAPIGVGGVPFEAVRVRVEPGDRLLMCTDGLVEVRGEDIGVGLATLTESAAHPAASMDDACDAIIRALNPLGGRKDDVALLMVRLSGIEPDDVAEWRISLDPGEVARARAVVREQLRDWGLAKLADGAEFMVSELVTNAVRHSHSRPVELRLVRGDTLLCEVDDDDHDLPNLLSAGPTDEQGRGLRVVSTLAREWGASRTKAGKTVWFELTLPRR
- a CDS encoding class I SAM-dependent methyltransferase, which translates into the protein MSVTGRYRESWEGFWREAPGRQGAVFWDAEPVLTAGVHLAHFEPLLADPGLPLVDLGCGNGTQSRFLAAHFTQVVGVDLSAAALDRARDADPDGQVTYQLLDACDKSEPENLHAELGDANVYMRGVLHQAGPEDRQQLVDGIATLVGERGRAFLVELSEAAKSVLVGLAQGPDGPPAKLAPIFAHGIAPGEVADEAVPVYLGAAGLTIVASGELPLVTTEYRADGTRIELPSKWWVVGRTA
- a CDS encoding acyltransferase family protein, whose translation is MSETAQPVRPAGRTTATAAPGNPPGRPKQRDAFFDNAKYLAIVLVAMGHAWEPLRSDSRAVTALYTIVYAFHMPAFIIISGYFSRSFDASPAKVKRLVTGVVVPYVVFETAYTFFTRWSDGVPDRDISLLDPLYLTWFLAALFIWRLTTPIWRAVRWPLPIALTVAALATLSPSIGDDLDLQRTLQFLPYFVLGLCLRPEHFSLVRQWRVRLLAVPVFAGAVVFSYWAVPRMDYAWFFHRDAAEHFSVPAWYGPLMTLALFGCSLVLVACFLSWVPGRRMWFTTLGAGTLYGYLLHGFVVQAGNHVDWAGHRWPHTPLGEVAVTLVAGAVVTALCTAPVRRVFRCVMEPRMEWAFRKTPPATSGVPSQVRR